The region CCATCACCTTCAGCGTTCGTCATTTCTTCTCCATCTCCCGGGACATCTTGAACGAAAGCGTCAATGACTGCATGGAACAATTCCCAACCCAAGAGGCCAGGCACGCTTACGAGACGTCGTACCTTACACTGGCAAACCTTGTTCCGACTATCGGCATCGTCGTTGCAAGCATCCGAATTGCAGTCACACTCGTACGGGACGAGGAGCGGATCAAGACCGACACAAACGTGTTCGCTAGAGGAGGAAATGCCAAGATAAACGAGCCTCCAGAACCCACATCCAAACATGCAATGTCAAACGCTGCAAATAAAGTCCAAGACCAACAACAAGGCATCCAGAGGTCCCAGAACAACACCAGCTCCTCCTCAGGTAATCAGGTGAGGGCTGCCAAGAGCGTGATGACAGTCGCCACTATTTTCCTGATCTTCTGGCTAACGCACCTCATGCTCAGAATAACCATCACCGTTTACGAGTCCTTCGTAGTAGCGGAGATAATCAGCTATATAGGAGcaacatatacatgtataatcTCTTATATGTCCTTGCATGGCGTGAAGAAGTTGAACCGCTCTTCCAAAGGCTGAGCAACAGTCTGAAAATAGCACACGCGAATGCTCGCTTCTCCGAGACACAGCAGGAGAAATGAGGCATGAAGCGTTAAGATACAAAGTGGAGTGCATCCTCGAACTCGCCTTCGGTGGATTTTAAGTGCAGATCGAAACACGTTTCAACTTAAAACCACAAGAGAAAATTcaggggttttttgtgtgtgtgtgtgtgtgtgtgtgtgtgtgtgtgtgtgggtgatgtATTTGCGCTGTACAAGTGATTGTCTTATTAGCAATAAGTCCTTTATTTTCCCCCGCGCAAGAAATAAAACGAGTGGTGTGTTTTACTTACATTTTGATGTCACTTGCGGAATCGTAAAAAATGACCCCCTGGGCCTAATTATACCTGGTTATGAGCAATTATCGTCAACAAAGCAGCAGGGAAACACACCTGGCACATCAGGAACTACAGGATACTAGGGCAAATGATTTctattattgaattattattttttttttttttaaaccaaaaacccCCGGTTTGAGacctttaattctttttttttttaaataatgtacattacaGATTCAAACAGTTATTCCCACCGTCCAAATGGAGTATtttatgtaaaaactttttttttgaaaaaaaggtttgcagagtctgtcaaaaaaaaattaaaaaaataaacaacaacaaaaaaagatgcaaTGACTACCTTCTACTTTTTTCCACACAAGCTGGctatgttataataataataataataatcataatcatcattataataataatcataataaggGGCAATACTTGTTTTTCAGAAATtagatttgtatttttgttgttgtttccttTTAGTAGTCTCCGAGTCCTGAACAAATGTTACATACAATTCTTTTTACAATGATCTCTGTCCAAACCTTTTAAACGACACCTCTGAAGTAAACAAATAGAAGCAGATTCTTCTCTTCATCACTCTAAACTTCTACATGCACTACAAGAGAGGGAACTGTGTAGCTCTgagtgtgtaaatatttcacGTCGCATTCGCGAAGGCGAGGGTGTGAACTTTTATCGCCTCGGCATTCTCCGACTGTATCTTCACGTCATTAGCGCTCACCTCTACCTCCGCTCTGAGTGGAACGGCCGTGAGCCAAGCTCGTGCGCGCacacaatgtaaatgtaagacaCCCCTAACTGGCCTCAGTGAAGTTTCTCCAGTTTGGCTTGTAGAGATTTAAAGTTGCGTATGATTTCCTCCAGGGCAACGCTGGGGCTCAGGGACTGGAGCTCCACCAGATAGCCGCAGATGTTGTCCAGGCAGACGTTGGTAAACCTCCGTCTGAGAAACGAGACAAGGAATTTCATACGGAACGAGGCTGAATGATTTGATTCCACGCGAACGCGTGGTGCCGACGTCCGAGTCGTTACCTGTCGTAAGTGGGAACTCGGCTGGGGTCGTCGACGTAACCGGACAGGAGCACGTGGATGCACTCCACAAGGTGCAGAGGTTTCTTCAGACGCTGCCAACACGGGTCCTGAAAAACAGTCGGGAGGAATCACGGGTTAGATCAGGAGATGTTGCGTTGgtcatttatctgtttatttatttatttatttaaaaatggtcAATACATCAAtctaaaaacatatatttttttaagtcatGCATACAGTAGCAGGGATCGATCAAGCGTAGAGCACACGgtctcaaacaaaaaaaatcaatccacTGCTTAACTAAAGTTATTTAACTGATTAAATATCGACTTTTATTAAAGCTtacataatgttttatttgtccATTTGATTACATAAGTTGTTGCAGTGTGGTGCAACGTTTAATCATTTGCGTTTGCTTACACATGTGGTTGCCAGGTGGAGCGAAAaggatttatttacttacatatTAGGTCGCAGTGTAGCGCAATGTTTATCGGTTTATTTATCCATTATATTGGTAGCCAGTCTGGACCGGTGTTATGGCGATTTAAGTGTTTATGCTACGTTAATTGGGATAATCATGATTTCAATAACTGCATTAATCCCGGAGATATTCTGGGTTGAAACGGTTGCTTAAAAGACCGTACGTTCAGACTCGTTCTACAAACCTGCAGAAGATTAATCTAGCCTGTTCCGCGTgatgttaaaatgaaaacaccGTATCTGTCTGAAGGAGCGCCTCGTACCCGAGCTTTGAAGAGCTGATCGTATACTTCCAGCAGACGTGGAAGCTGGACGCCAATCTCTTGCATCGTGACGGTGACGAAGCCCACGTCCCAGTTCAGCTTACACACTTCCTGCTCCAGAAACTTGACCAGGAAGTCTTTaagaaaaatttaattaaaataaacaaaacaacaacaaaaaaaaacccacacacacacacacacacaatgctgaaTTGGGTCTTCTAAAAGCACAAAGCAGTAGATTTTACAACTAGTTTAAATTTACAGGGTAAACAACAACAGGCTAACCAAGGTAactgtatttcaaataaaaggTAACAAAATCCAGAGGGAACTAAATGCTTCCTGACTCAGACGAGCAACGCATCAGGggaaataattaaacaattatAGTTAACAAGTGTTGACTTCAGAAAGGGAGACCTCAGAGAGATGGTgttgacagaaaataaaaacgatACCCAGTGGAAAATATCGTGGTGTCCCTGCATACAGCTTCCCTAAAGAGATCAGCTTCAGATTCAGGGCTCGCATGCGGTCCGCTGGACTCATGGCCACGCTGTCGCTCAGCTCTGTGATGAAAAAGAAACGCAAATTAGCCGAAAAACGACTAACAGATAAAATGACTAAATGATAAGTGTGTGCCAGCAGGGGTGTGGTCGAGCATCAGCTACGGATGGGGAGGATGTGGGTTGGACCGGCAGCTGGAATACTTatacacatctcaaaaaattcgaatatcatggaaaagtggAACCTTCATATATTCTCGAttcgttacacataaagtgaaacatttcaaaCCTTCTGTTGTTCTGATCTCGACGATTACGGCTGACGGAAATCAAAACTCCCGAGAAGACCCGAGAAgatctctaatcagctaattaactcgaaacgcctgcaaaggtttcctgaggctttaatctctcagtctggttcagtacacacaaccacaaccGATTTTCAGTTGAAAGTCAATTTCgcgtttcatttaaaaaaatcaaggtcccagagtctttCGGTGACTGTCGTGAGAGAGTGGCATagtgcacacgcacacaaacaaacGCACGGAGCATGATATTAACCTGGAACCAGGTGAAATATGATAGCGATTGGGTCGCATTTCCATTAGTTTGGATTTTTTCCTCCCGCCTCGTGGGTCTTCCTCCATACCCATACACACCGGGTACCACAAGACATAACATAACCATATAAGAGAGTCTCTCCAGGTCAAAGCTCTCCACCCTGAGAGCTGCATTTTTAAGCACACACCCACCTTTTTCCATGATCTCTTGCCACAGAGAGTGAACCAGAATAGGGTCCGAGTGTCCAGCACAGTGAATGATGGCCAGCTTGCACTCGGACAACCGGAAATGGTCTGCAAACTCTCCATAAAGctgtacaataaaaaaacaaaacaacaatttaaCGTGATTGAAATCCGTTCCGTCGATTCGTGGCTACGGCGATTTCTGCGACGGCTCGGACCTTAGTGATGTCCATTAACTCCGAATCCAGCTGCGATATCGCTCCATGTACAGACGGGTGGTGGGAGTATTGCCTTCTCAACGTCTCCTGGATTTGCACCTGAATCCGCACCACCTGAGAAAAGCAGGATTTTCAATATACAGAGGCTCTGTTTTCTAAAACAATTCCGGGAGTCGCGGTCGAAGTGACGCACTGATTTTACAGACCTCCATCTTCTCTTCCAGTTCATGCAGGAACTCTCCATCGGCTCCCATCGACGAGATGCAGGACGAACTCTTGGCTGAAAGGATGGCCCGGGAGATGTACTCCAGCCTCTGCTGTAGAGAGATCTCTGTGCTGTAGatatacaaaaagaaaatatatattatatatatacacacacacacacacgtatatacacactcacatacactcaagTCAATAATAAACCGCACTCTCACTTAGCACGTTGGCTAGAGGAGCGCGTGGTCGTGTACCTGTGCATGTCGGCCAGACGGGCCAGGACGTGAGCCGCTTTTCCAAAGCTGCGATTCTTCTCATAGTATCGCCACAGGAGGTCCATGTTGCGCACTTTGCTCTGGTCCTGCTTGATCATGTGCATCAAATGCTCTTCGAGATATTGAGAGTTGACCTAcacgaaacaaaaacaaaaaacaaaacaaataaggcTTGCAATATTGAAATCaggattgattaattaattaattaattaattccttAAACTTGTAAATACGACTACGTTTGACTAATTGTGCAGCTTTCTTAAGAACGTGGAATGTTCACCTGGCTCagtcaaataaaattaaaataacaaattgcaCGCACCACATCAAAGGGCTTAGaaattacacaacacacacaccttatacaaTGCACACACCGCAGAAGTGGGTTTAcaaatttttttatgtaaatttgtGGGCCACGCTTAGTTAAGCACGTGCCATGGCTCGCTTCATCGGTTCGTTCCAAGTTATACATTTTACTGGACGCGTGATAAAACGTCCAGCGGTGGCAACCATGTAGACAAAATGTCGGCATCTGATTTTACTTCAAGTAgatatgcaaaaataaataaacaaatgaatattaaaaaacaaaaaacaaagggaGAGCAAAGAGTTCTCAGGGAGAGCATAATAATACATGTCCTACCTCCAGGAGTTTGTCAGTGAGGTCAGCCTGGATCAGCCAGTTGTACAGGGCGATGTGGAACAGCTCATCCTGCGACCTCTGTGCTAGGCCAAGCATTTGCTCaaactgcaaacaaaaacaaaatcaataaataaaaagagcaaattaattcatttaaaatctcttcttgtcaaaatatacatcaaataaggaaatataagaagaagaagaagaagaagaagaagaagaaggcggGGCTATAATTGTTGCACAAGCAATCACAGAAAAGCAGAGCCAAATCTATAGGCTAACTAAAGGATTCAAGgatgatttgtagtttcacgcATTTGCCAGACCGTTAAGTGTGAACGTTTGTTTAGAGAGGTCTCAAGATGACACGAggcaaatttggtgaagattggacaaaatctggaggaggaggagcaaaaACGGCACTCAGATGGAAGCATTTTTTAGCAAGTTATTGTAAGTTTTGACCAGTAAGTGGCGCTGTCACAAAATTTGTCGTATAGCCTCAGGGCATGGTCGttttgtgaggcttactctgaagatgcaatttgccaaatttggtgatgactGGCCAATATTTGAAGGAGGAGTGgcgaaaaaaaagaagaaaaagtttGACATAATCCAAGATGGCGGAGAATCTAATTGGGCGGAAATTGACATAGGGTGGGTTCAAAATTCATAACTTTTTACGagatggttctatgggctgTGCTAGACAagctagccagaagaagaagaagaagaagaagaagaagaagaagaagaaaaggtacaACATACAATTGAGTGCCTatgcaccttcagtgcttggccccttgatgttaatattattaataataataataagaagaacaaCTCACATGGGTGGCAGCATCCTCATTGCTGAGCATGTTGGGGTCAGAGGTCATAACCGGAGGCCCCGGCTGCTTAGGCACACTGGGGGACTGTGGAGCTGCTTTGCTGTGATTTACCAGCTCCTGCATGGTGTCCGTGACGCATTTATAACACGAAAGCCTCGACGGGGAAAACATTCAGCTAGTGTTAAATAAGTGCAAAACTTACTAAAACATATTCGTATTCCCAGGTGTAATTCAAACAAACGTGTTTACACACCTTTCCTGAAAGGCTTGCTGCCCAACAGCATCCTCCTCAGGCTCTCCGTTCTTATAGAAGTGAGGACCCAACTTCTGGGGGTCTTTCTTATCAGCAGCTGTAAGGCACAGCTCCACGACGCCCTCGTAGAAAcgcactagagagagagagagagaaacacacacccacaaaatcGAGTTTGCTCATTACATCCTTGTCATTCTGTAAAGAGTAGTCGGCCACCCTTGACATAAACGAGCGTTCACCTTGTCGATATTGTGAACACACGAGGGGCAGGTCCGTGTGATTGCTGATCTGTTGGTACAGCCGCAGTGACTCCTTGAGCATACGCTCCTTCTCGGCCTTGCTCTGGATCTGCCTCGAGGCCTGCAGTAGCTCGTTAGCCTGGGACGAGAGCGACAGGTTTTGTACGGGACACGTTCTGTATTCTTACCCAGGGACAAACCGGGGCCAGGATTACCTTGGAGCACACGCTGTCATCACTGCTGTACAGAAGGGGACAGATTTCTCGTAGGAGGGTGCTGATGGCGTCCACAGAGGCGCTGTCTTTGATGTACACGTTGATGAGGGCGGTGATGAGCGCACCGGTCAGCTCACGGCCACGGATTACCGTGTCCTTAAAGCTGATGGCCTTCAGCTGCTCCTGGAAGTCCTGTTGTGTGAAAGGACGGCGATTAGGGGCCACTGCACAGCACCAGACATTTTGGCTCTGAAAACTTGACATTTTCTCCCTCTCATGGGCCATCAGGCTCGCATCAAAGATTCCAGTGGTGTTCGTTTTGGCCTCTCTCTCATGgtctctctatttttctctcatggtctctctctctcatggtgTCTCGATCTTTCTCTCatggtctctgtctctctcatggtctctctctctctctctcatggtccctctctctctctctctcatggtccctctatctttctctcatggtctctctatctttctccaGACATTTCTATCTTTCTCTATCCCCCCTAAACTGCTCAAGATTAACACTTTGACAGACTAATGATATTTAGGGGCGGGGCTAGAAGCATGAAGCATCAGAAACTGTGTTTGTTATAAGGAGATGATATAAGACTGTGTTGGTTGAAGACCTTGGGCAGTTCAGAGATGATGAGACTGAACTGGTGGTCGCAGAGGAGCTTCCAGAGTGCCAGAGTCTGAAAGGAGCGGTGCACCAGCTGCTGAACGCCCTGCAGAGACATCTTCTCATAGACCTGGGCTTCGGCTGTGGAACAACAGCGGCACAGCATTACGGCAAATCGTTTCTGCTCTCCTTCTCCCACTCACTCAGAcacgttttaaaataaataaataaatgaataaagagagaCGTACTATGGTATTTCCTCTGGAGCTCTTGCTGGACTTGCTGAGAGCTGGCGCCGTCTGGACGCATGAATCCCAGTAGCCTTTGCTGCAGGTTGGCAGGAGAGCTGAAACTGCAAGAGCGGAAGAGTCAGCGTCTCTGTAACCCGACACATAAACTCGTGCAGAGTGTGAGGAAACGTACTCAGATACGCATGCTCCTAACCTGGCTGCGCCCAAGGACGTAGGGCTAAACTGCGAGTTCTTGTCAATGAACTCCTTCAGGCCTTGGAGCTCCATCAGAACCGCCTCCAGGTCGGAAGAACTTGCCGTGCTCTCCAtctgtggtggaaaaaaaaaaaagagtcagtcGTTTAACCAAACTAAACCGCTTGGGTTTTCAGAAATTACAATTCTGCGAACTTTTACGCGGCAATAACGGTAGACGGGTTTCAGTACTAACAATACGCAAGGTTTGTGAAAACTACTAAAATCAGACGTTATTTAGCCTGAAGCTAATTCGTGCAACGTAAGTGTACTTACAACAATCATAGTTTGGATTCCTTTACTGATCGGCTGCTCCAACACCAGGCTCCCGTCCCAGATGTTTCTGccgttattttaaaaagattagCAACGAGCAATCAAATCAGAGCGTGTGAGTCACGTCCGTATCGTCACATACACGGTTATTAGCTCTTTACCCGAGTATGCGGGAGAAGTAGATAACAATGCCGTTGTGTTTGCCAGAGAAAAGGACCTCAGGACCGGAGGACAGCGCGGACATGACGGTGCTGCCGGGGCTCATGGGCGTGGCAGGGATGAAGGGAGTGGACACGCTAGGAGGCATCATACCTGTACCACAGCGGCACatgttaagaagaaaaaaaaaaaaaagatgtgaacGTAATAAAAGCActaagaaagagacaaagaaagcaaAAGTAAGTAATATGTTTGGACTGTATGcatcaatatttaattttacagAAAACCATCAAAACGACAGTTTTGAACTTTGCCCTGATTTGTAAACACATTTTCCTTTGATAAACAAACAACTTTCTAATACAATTGGATTTGTAGAAGCATGATATTTGGAAGGAGTATATTAGAGCGTTAAAGGGGTACACAGAGGGAAGAAGGTACCTGGGGCTGGTGTAGCTAGGAAACTGGGATTAGGAAA is a window of Ictalurus furcatus strain D&B chromosome 16, Billie_1.0, whole genome shotgun sequence DNA encoding:
- the LOC128620633 gene encoding uncharacterized protein LOC128620633; the protein is MLGENVSDVSGSSSIFTTMFITVYWHQKLAGSLKRGGAPEQMENLRLFTTLLTGIWAFSITFSVRHFFSISRDILNESVNDCMEQFPTQEARHAYETSYLTLANLVPTIGIVVASIRIAVTLVRDEERIKTDTNVFARGGNAKINEPPEPTSKHAMSNAANKVQDQQQGIQRSQNNTSSSSGNQVRAAKSVMTVATIFLIFWLTHLMLRITITVYESFVVAEIISYIGATYTCIISYMSLHGVKKLNRSSKG
- the nup155 gene encoding nuclear pore complex protein Nup155 isoform X2, with amino-acid sequence MPSSLGPSSVAAALQEALENSARLIDRHLQEDRCFPDLSELLNVPSHNMPSLSGVSDMDYPLQGPGLISVPNLPELSAVRRVPLPPELVEQFSHMQCNCMMGVFPEISRAWLTIDNDIFMWNYEDGGDVAYFDGLSETILSVGLVKPRAGIFQPHIHFLLVLATPVDVVILGLSFPKAQAGLNDSMSGAMQLLPDPLYSIPTDNTYMLAITSTDLGRIFLAGKDGCLYEIAYQAEAGWFSQRCRKINHSKSSLSFLIPSLLQFSFSEDDPVVQIAIDNSRNTLYTRSEKGVLQVYDLGADGQGMSRVAAMSQNAIVSAAGNIARTIDRSVFKPIVQIAVIDRSESSDCQLMAVTHAGVRLYFSTTPFAPPNARQSVSRSSFLALVHVRLPPGFSASSTLQKPAKVHKALYNKGVLLMAASETEDSDILWCINHDSFPFKKPLMEAQITSNVDGHSWALCAIEEMKVSKIVTPLNKDLIPLTDSPVVVQQHNIPPQKFVLLSAQGSHIFHKLRPVDQLRHLLVSSNGGESDEIERFFKLHREEQACATALILACSTAACDREVSVWATRAFFRYGGEAQMRFPSAMSAPSNVGPLLGSPVPGMMPPSVSTPFIPATPMSPGSTVMSALSSGPEVLFSGKHNGIVIYFSRILGNIWDGSLVLEQPISKGIQTMIVMESTASSSDLEAVLMELQGLKEFIDKNSQFSPTSLGAASFSSPANLQQRLLGFMRPDGASSQQVQQELQRKYHTEAQVYEKMSLQGVQQLVHRSFQTLALWKLLCDHQFSLIISELPKDFQEQLKAISFKDTVIRGRELTGALITALINVYIKDSASVDAISTLLREICPLLYSSDDSVCSKANELLQASRQIQSKAEKERMLKESLRLYQQISNHTDLPLVCSQYRQVRFYEGVVELCLTAADKKDPQKLGPHFYKNGEPEEDAVGQQAFQERLSCYKCVTDTMQELVNHSKAAPQSPSVPKQPGPPVMTSDPNMLSNEDAATHFEQMLGLAQRSQDELFHIALYNWLIQADLTDKLLEVNSQYLEEHLMHMIKQDQSKVRNMDLLWRYYEKNRSFGKAAHVLARLADMHSTEISLQQRLEYISRAILSAKSSSCISSMGADGEFLHELEEKMEVVRIQVQIQETLRRQYSHHPSVHGAISQLDSELMDITKLYGEFADHFRLSECKLAIIHCAGHSDPILVHSLWQEIMEKELSDSVAMSPADRMRALNLKLISLGKLYAGTPRYFPLDFLVKFLEQEVCKLNWDVGFVTVTMQEIGVQLPRLLEVYDQLFKARDPCWQRLKKPLHLVECIHVLLSGYVDDPSRVPTYDRRRFTNVCLDNICGYLVELQSLSPSVALEEIIRNFKSLQAKLEKLH
- the nup155 gene encoding nuclear pore complex protein Nup155 isoform X1: MPSSLGPSSVAAALQEALENSARLIDRHLQEDRCFPDLSELLNVPSHNMPSLSGVSDMDYPLQGPGLISVPNLPELSAVRRVPLPPELVEQFSHMQCNCMMGVFPEISRAWLTIDNDIFMWNYEDGGDVAYFDGLSETILSVGLVKPRAGIFQPHIHFLLVLATPVDVVILGLSFPKAQAGLNDSMSGAMQLLPDPLYSIPTDNTYMLAITSTDLGRIFLAGKDGCLYEIAYQAEAGWFSQRCRKINHSKSSLSFLIPSLLQFSFSEDDPVVQIAIDNSRNTLYTRSEKGVLQVYDLGADGQGMSRVAAMSQNAIVSAAGNIARTIDRSVFKPIVQIAVIDRSESSDCQLMAVTHAGVRLYFSTTPFAPPNARQSVSRSSFLALVHVRLPPGFSASSTLQKPAKVHKALYNKGVLLMAASETEDSDILWCINHDSFPFKKPLMEAQITSNVDGHSWALCAIEEMKVSKIVTPLNKDLIPLTDSPVVVQQHNIPPQKFVLLSAQGSHIFHKLRPVDQLRHLLVSSNGGESDEIERFFKLHREEQACATALILACSTAACDREVSVWATRAFFRYGGEAQMRFPSAMSAPSNVGPLLGSPVPGSPMPVGSPFPNPSFLATPAPGMMPPSVSTPFIPATPMSPGSTVMSALSSGPEVLFSGKHNGIVIYFSRILGNIWDGSLVLEQPISKGIQTMIVMESTASSSDLEAVLMELQGLKEFIDKNSQFSPTSLGAASFSSPANLQQRLLGFMRPDGASSQQVQQELQRKYHTEAQVYEKMSLQGVQQLVHRSFQTLALWKLLCDHQFSLIISELPKDFQEQLKAISFKDTVIRGRELTGALITALINVYIKDSASVDAISTLLREICPLLYSSDDSVCSKANELLQASRQIQSKAEKERMLKESLRLYQQISNHTDLPLVCSQYRQVRFYEGVVELCLTAADKKDPQKLGPHFYKNGEPEEDAVGQQAFQERLSCYKCVTDTMQELVNHSKAAPQSPSVPKQPGPPVMTSDPNMLSNEDAATHFEQMLGLAQRSQDELFHIALYNWLIQADLTDKLLEVNSQYLEEHLMHMIKQDQSKVRNMDLLWRYYEKNRSFGKAAHVLARLADMHSTEISLQQRLEYISRAILSAKSSSCISSMGADGEFLHELEEKMEVVRIQVQIQETLRRQYSHHPSVHGAISQLDSELMDITKLYGEFADHFRLSECKLAIIHCAGHSDPILVHSLWQEIMEKELSDSVAMSPADRMRALNLKLISLGKLYAGTPRYFPLDFLVKFLEQEVCKLNWDVGFVTVTMQEIGVQLPRLLEVYDQLFKARDPCWQRLKKPLHLVECIHVLLSGYVDDPSRVPTYDRRRFTNVCLDNICGYLVELQSLSPSVALEEIIRNFKSLQAKLEKLH